In the Salarias fasciatus chromosome 13, fSalaFa1.1, whole genome shotgun sequence genome, one interval contains:
- the sprn gene encoding shadow of prion protein → MSGMNQVLAACWTFLLLSAFLFEPTLSKGGRGGSRGSSRGSPSRSSSAGTFRGGGSYGGTRSRFRAAGRTGPVRVAAAAAAGAAVALTADKWYASAYRRSNADSSEEELDYFNRTNYFESLMAGSAQSGPSLYRVISIIFAAFSPSCGLLVDTVL, encoded by the coding sequence atgTCGGGGATGAACCAGGTGCTCGCAGCCTGCTGGaccttcctcctgctctctgcctTCCTGTTCGAGCCCACGCTCTCCAAGGGCGGTCGCGGGGGATCCCGGGGCTCCTCCAGGGGGTCCCCTTCCCGCAGCTCCTCTGCGGGGACCTTCCGGGGAGGGGGAAGCTACGGCGGAACCCGCTCCCGCTTCAGGGCGGCGGGGCGCACCGGCCCCGTgagggtggcggcggcggccgccgccgggGCCGCGGTGGCCTTGACGGCGGACAAGTGGTACGCGTCCGCTTACCGCCGCAGCAACGCGGACAGCTCCGAGGAAGAGCTGGACTACTTCAACAGGACCAATTACTTTGAATCTCTGATGGCGGGCTCGGCTCAGAGCGGACCGTCCCTCTACAGAGTGATTTCTATCATCTTTGCAGCTTTTTCTCCCAGCTGTGGACTCCTGGTGGACACAGTCCTGTAG